The genomic segment TAGGCCATGGATATACCTTAAAGGAGAAGGGAAGCGAGCTACTATTGTTACTTGGGATGACCATGAATCCATCGAGACAAGCTCTACTTTCACTGCCTTTGCAGACAACATTGTTGTCAAAGCATTAAATTTGTGGTAAGATTATTCTTTCCGTTTCCATACAGAGACTGACCCAAAAATTTAGTCGAGTACGATGTAATATGTATGATGAAACGTCATATTTGGTTTCAGAATTCTTACAATCAACCTCCAGGGAAATCCGGTAACCCGATAACGCCAGCGGTTGCAGGCAATTTTCAAGGGGATAAGTATGTGTTTGTGGACTGTGCATTCATAGGATATCAGGATACATTGTGGGATGTTCAAGGGAGGCATTACTTCAAATCATGCATTATTGAAGGATCTATTGATTTTATCTTTGGTTCTGGCCAATCCATTTATGAGGTAAAACTAAAAGACAATACTATACGTGCAGTGGCGGAGCCAGGAATCTCGCGCTACTCGAGctaatatcaaatttatccaaaattatacaaaaatttacatataatttttttaaaaaaacaatggaCAACCCGGGCGCCCGGGTACAAGAGGCTGTAGCTCCGCCTCTGTACACGCGCACATGCACACACATATATGTAGACTTCAAGGGCATATAAAAAATTGcttttgatttgagtataagTGTGCCATAAATGCTGAAGTTTCACAAAGCCTCAATGATAGGATGAATGACCAAGATTTGCCCATGCATATATAGgacccattttttttaaaaaaaattgtatgtgTGGCAAGATCTTACCCGTTAAAATGAAGTGAGGGTAGTGCTCACATAGGTAGGATCTCATCTTTTGTAGGATATTTCATGTTAAACAAGTATATGCGGGTATATCATGTGCTTGTGCTTCAATTTATATGCAAGATTTACTTGCCATGCAATGGAAAATTTAGATTCAATTATACACACTTGCGTAACAAGAAATTTATATGGGGTACACGATTTCATTCCTCGAACAAATTTTGTAAAAactttatataatatttttcaatatttatgtCGTAAATGGGTGTGTGGTGATTTAGACCCTTAATTACAAgaagatttatttttaatattcattGTAATCTGATTTTATATTCACAAAATCTTAGAATGGATACCCTTAATCTActcttaaaaaaatttcttaatttgattatatatatataaattttgatatgatgtCTATCTCCGTGTCCAACGCTTATCTATTAGATATACAATTTGGATATGCTTTGTCAAATCTAATAGATGAGTATCACCTCATCGGAGACATGATAAGTgagcaacatatatatatatatatatatatatatatatatatatatatatatattaaacgaCCGTGTTCAATTTCTTTGTTGCATGTTTGTAGAGATGAAAACAAATCAAACAGTTCGCGGGCTACTCAGAGCTCAGTTCTAGAAAAAGTTTGTTTGAGATTGTTGTTAAACTTATCGAGCTCGAACCTGTATAAatttaaacgagccgagcttgAGCTTGATAATGTTCGACTCGTTTACGTCTCTATATGTTTGCATGTGGAAtcacaataatttttttctcattttaGAATCCTATTTTCTTTAAAACATTTTGGGATTtcgataaatttatttaatttatttttggataGGGATGCGTGATTTTAGTAGCAGCAGGATCCCTTGGAGTTCCAGGCTACATCACAGCTCAAGGAAGACAAAGACCTAATGACGCAAATGGATTTGTATTCAAAGCATGCAATATAGTTGGAGATGGAAAAACGTTTTTAGGAAGGCCTTGGAGGAGTTACGCCAGAGTCGTGTTCGCAGACTC from the Primulina eburnea isolate SZY01 chromosome 3, ASM2296580v1, whole genome shotgun sequence genome contains:
- the LOC140827426 gene encoding probable pectinesterase 29 → MANFFTSDARKMSLFQSFVGLIIMVLCSSPNTNATTEKNHKKFEDFPTIYVDPSGKGNFTRIQAAIDSVPSYNKNWICIYIKAGTYREKIRIPYDRPWIYLKGEGKRATIVTWDDHESIETSSTFTAFADNIVVKALNLCRNSYNQPPGKSGNPITPAVAGNFQGDKYVFVDCAFIGYQDTLWDVQGRHYFKSCIIEGSIDFIFGSGQSIYEGCVILVAAGSLGVPGYITAQGRQRPNDANGFVFKACNIVGDGKTFLGRPWRSYARVVFADSFMSGIVVPEGWDPWYSVGHEDLLTYAEHNCRGPGSDLSRRVKWANTVSVEVVNRLISMSFIDNEGWIKDWMVA